A genomic segment from Necator americanus strain Aroian chromosome III, whole genome shotgun sequence encodes:
- a CDS encoding hypothetical protein (NECATOR_CHRIII.G12151.T2), whose protein sequence is MFAGHIRNLSTFCGRETFLFALLQSKFRRGCQGKHRYFTRRRWFNRKMSASQRSSDFVYSREEMMTLRRSKNVMKNIVLPAGAECLYPVGSLSEVSTRKLKSSACRDIARDILLIPSIYERIHLYGTPYLRALVEVQKELRRLEIMAQFMQTTS, encoded by the exons CAACTTATCTACTTTTTGTGGTCGCGAAACATTTCTATTTGCtctgctccaatcgaaattCCGTCGCGGTTGCCAAGGCAAACATCG TTACTTCACTAGGAGGCGCTGGTTCAACCGAAAGATGAGTGCTTCGCAAAGGTCTTCGGACTTC GTATATTCGCGGGAGGAAATGATGACCTTGAGAAGGTCAAAAAACGTTATGAAGAACATCGTTCTTCCCGCTGGTGCGGAATG tTTGTATCCTGTTGGTAGTCTATCTGAAGTCTCCACAAGAAAATTGAAG agcaGTGCATGTCGTGACATCGCTCGAGATATCCTGCTGATCCCATCAATCTACGAGAGAATTCACCTGT ATGGCACGCCATATCTGCGTGCGTTGGTTGAAGTACAGAAAGAGCTTCGTCGTCTCGAAATAATGGCGCAATTTATGCAAACCACATCGTGA
- a CDS encoding hypothetical protein (NECATOR_CHRIII.G12151.T1): MSASQRSSDFVYSREEMMTLRRSKNVMKNIVLPAGAECLYPVGSLSEVSTRKLKSSACRDIARDILLIPSIYERIHLYGTPYLRALVEVQKELRRLEIMAQFMQTTS, encoded by the exons ATGAGTGCTTCGCAAAGGTCTTCGGACTTC GTATATTCGCGGGAGGAAATGATGACCTTGAGAAGGTCAAAAAACGTTATGAAGAACATCGTTCTTCCCGCTGGTGCGGAATG tTTGTATCCTGTTGGTAGTCTATCTGAAGTCTCCACAAGAAAATTGAAG agcaGTGCATGTCGTGACATCGCTCGAGATATCCTGCTGATCCCATCAATCTACGAGAGAATTCACCTGT ATGGCACGCCATATCTGCGTGCGTTGGTTGAAGTACAGAAAGAGCTTCGTCGTCTCGAAATAATGGCGCAATTTATGCAAACCACATCGTGA